A stretch of the Nitratifractor salsuginis DSM 16511 genome encodes the following:
- a CDS encoding YchJ family protein, which produces MMKKLSSNDPCPCGSGVKYKKCCARFHKGALAPDALSLMKSRYSAYAVGDARYIIRTTHPENPDYSEDRKAWREEILNFCRANDFLGLEILDFSSIDEKRATVEFVATLSGGVIREKSLFLMEDGEWLYHSALEINN; this is translated from the coding sequence GCGGCAGCGGGGTCAAGTACAAAAAATGCTGCGCCCGTTTTCACAAAGGGGCCCTGGCTCCCGACGCTCTGAGCCTGATGAAATCCCGCTACAGCGCTTATGCCGTGGGGGATGCCCGCTACATCATCCGCACCACCCATCCGGAAAATCCCGATTACAGTGAAGATCGCAAGGCGTGGCGGGAAGAGATTTTGAATTTTTGCCGGGCCAACGATTTTTTGGGCCTGGAGATCCTGGATTTTTCGTCCATCGATGAGAAGCGCGCGACGGTGGAGTTCGTCGCGACACTCTCAGGCGGGGTGATCCGGGAAAAGAGCCTTTTTCTTATGGAAGATGGCGAATGGCTCTACCACAGCGCTTTGGAGATCAACAACTAA